GAGAACGCTGACAAGATGATTTTCGCTGAAGTCCTTTATAAACGTTCCTTCTCCTCTTTTTGTCTCAATGATTCCCAGAAGTTCGAGTGCCCTCAATGCCTCTCTAACAGAAGAGCGGCCGACGTTTAACCGGTCGGCCAGCTCTCGTTCAGATGGAATTTTATCTCCCGGCAATAGTCCGTCCTTCTTTATGATCAATCTGATCTGCTGAAGCGTCTCTTCATAGACTCTCGACTTTGGACCAGGCACGTTATTCACTGGACTCATTCCTTGCCGATAATGGCAAGCTGTCTTGTTTTTTCAGCAACCTCTTCCGGTGAAACCTTGATGCGCGCCACTCCTGTTTCCATTGCGGCTTTTGCTACAGCGGCCGCCACAGCAGGTGCCACTCTCGGATCGAAAGGAGCAGGAATGACATAATCAGGCCGGATTTCAGATTCATCAATCAATCCAGCAATGGCTTCAACAGCTGCCATTTTCATCTGTTCATTGATATGCGTGGCACGTACATCAAGCGCCCCTCTGAAAATGCCGGGAAAAGCAAGGACGTTATTCACCTGGTTCGGGAAGTCCGAACGGCCGGTTCCGATGACCATGGCTCCTGCTTCACGGGCATCCTCAGGCATGATTTCCGGAACCGGATTGGCCATTGCAAAAATGATCGGATTCTCCTTCATACTTTGAACCATTTCTTTTGACAGGGCGCCTTCAACGGATACACCGATAAACACGTCTGCATCGGTCAGCACATCAGCAAGCGTTCCTTCTTTTTTTTCACGGTTCGTAAACTTGGCCACCTGATCTTTCACTTCATTCATTCCTGCAGGACGTCCTTCATAAATGGCTCCCTTGGAATCACACATAATAATATCTCTTACACCATAGCGGTACAGCAGTTTAATAATGGCAATTCCGGCAGCTCCTGCACCGTTTGCCACTACTCTGATCGATGACATTTTCTTTCCGGCAAGCTTCAGCGCATTCAAAAGACCGGCAGCTGTCACAATCGCTGTCCCATGCTGATCATCGTGGAAAATTGGAATGTTTGTTTCTTTCTTCAGCCTCTCCTCAATAACGAAGCAATTAGGTGCTGCAATATCCTCCAAATTCACTCCGCCGAATGTCGGCTCA
The Metabacillus sp. FJAT-52054 genome window above contains:
- a CDS encoding malic enzyme-like NAD(P)-binding protein — its product is MSLREEALHMHRVNKGKLESKSKVPVRNAKDLSLAYSPGVAEPCKAIYDDKSKVYDYTMKGNMVAVVSDGTAVLGLGNIGPEAALPVMEGKAVLFKSFAGVDAFPICLNTTDIDQIVETVKLLEPTFGGVNLEDIAAPNCFVIEERLKKETNIPIFHDDQHGTAIVTAAGLLNALKLAGKKMSSIRVVANGAGAAGIAIIKLLYRYGVRDIIMCDSKGAIYEGRPAGMNEVKDQVAKFTNREKKEGTLADVLTDADVFIGVSVEGALSKEMVQSMKENPIIFAMANPVPEIMPEDAREAGAMVIGTGRSDFPNQVNNVLAFPGIFRGALDVRATHINEQMKMAAVEAIAGLIDESEIRPDYVIPAPFDPRVAPAVAAAVAKAAMETGVARIKVSPEEVAEKTRQLAIIGKE